One Gloeothece verrucosa PCC 7822 DNA window includes the following coding sequences:
- a CDS encoding PEP-CTERM sorting domain-containing protein: protein MLKQLVKFSPVLAISCSLLALSPIKPIQAAEVTKQAYYQFYFFSDFFRDSGNGYVSFSYTNPQGPYTDVSSYFQASVIPSVSFPDPEIVDLQGEVSFNIDESGFLVGVYGESSGSFGFGDGRYCNEFGGCFSGYGNYTLLLNGDQYDLSGVIYFEEYNIFGELVRQDSDSLDYGSEPIYFDQIQPVQSVPEPLTLLGVATALSFGTVFKSKKLAKKASK from the coding sequence ATGCTTAAACAACTTGTCAAATTTAGTCCAGTTTTAGCTATTTCTTGCTCTCTTTTAGCTTTGTCCCCCATAAAACCTATCCAAGCGGCAGAAGTGACCAAGCAAGCTTATTATCAATTTTATTTTTTTTCTGATTTCTTTAGGGACTCAGGCAATGGGTACGTCAGTTTTTCCTATACTAATCCTCAAGGACCCTATACGGATGTATCCTCTTATTTTCAAGCTTCAGTTATTCCGTCCGTTTCTTTTCCTGACCCTGAAATAGTTGACTTACAGGGCGAGGTTTCATTTAATATCGATGAATCAGGTTTTTTAGTAGGCGTTTATGGTGAAAGTAGTGGTTCTTTTGGTTTTGGTGATGGTCGTTATTGTAACGAATTCGGCGGTTGTTTTTCAGGATACGGAAATTATACTCTTTTGCTCAACGGTGATCAATATGATCTAAGTGGTGTAATTTACTTTGAAGAATATAACATTTTCGGTGAGCTAGTTCGCCAAGACTCAGACTCATTAGACTATGGTTCGGAACCAATATATTTTGATCAAATTCAACCTGTTCAATCTGTCCCTGAACCGCTAACGCTTCTTGGTGTAGCAACAGCCCTCAGTTTTGGGACTGTGTTTAAAAGCAAAAAACTTGCCAAAAAAGCCTCTAAATAG
- the uvrA gene encoding excinuclease ABC subunit UvrA encodes MSNPNRIRIRGARQHNLKNIDLELPRDQLIVFTGVSGSGKSSLAFDTIFAEGQRRYVESLSAYARQFLGQLDKPDVDAIEGLSPAISIDQKSTSHNPRSTVGTVTEIYDYLRLLFGRAGEPHCPHCDRNIAPQTIDQMCDRVMELPERTRFQILSPVVRGKKGTHKQLLSSLVSQGFVRIRIDGEVRELTDDIELDKNYKHDIEIVVDRLIKKPGVEERLVDSLTTCLRHSTGIAVIEILEEPSQDAHFSHYEENHTTNGKNPQAATTKKPQEIIFSENFACPEHGAVMEELSPRLFSFNSPYGACPHCHGLGCLKTFSPELIIPDPKQPVYSAIAPWSDKDNSYYLSLLYSVGKSCGFEIKTPWNKLTEEQQTILLYGRDEPIWFEGESRHKSKGHFLNFSGIINILDRSYQDTGSDLIKQKLEKYIVNQPCEVCQGKRLKPEALAVRLGQYRIIDLTDVSIRDCLERINDLKLSPRQAVIGQLALKEIIARLQFLMDVGLDYLTLNRAAMTLSGGEAQRIRLATQIGSGLTGVLYVLDEPSIGLHQRDNGRLLNTLKKLRNLGNTLIVVEHDEDTIRTADYLVDIGPKAGRHGGEIVCQGNLETLLNTETSLTGAYLSGRRVIETPPTRRQGNGSFLLLKDCYQNNLKHIDVEIPLGKLVCITGVSGSGKSTLINELLYPALQHYLSRTVPLPKQLGVIKGLEEVDKVIVIDQSPIGRTPRSNPATYTGVFDSIREIFALTVEAKSRGYKPGQFSFNVKGGRCEACAGQGVNVIEMNFLPDVYVQCEVCKGARYSRETLQVKYKGYSIADVLDMTVDEALEVFQNIPRAVNRLQTLVDVGLGYVKLGQSAPTLSGGEAQRVKLASELSRRATGKTLYLIDEPTTGLSFYDVHHLLNVLQRLVDKGNSIIVIEHNLDVIRCADWIIDLGPEGGDRGGEIIAEGTPEEVALNDSSYTGQFLHTVLKQHPPKMIET; translated from the coding sequence ATGTCTAACCCCAATCGTATTCGCATTCGCGGCGCAAGACAACACAATCTCAAAAACATCGATCTCGAACTCCCCCGAGATCAACTGATCGTCTTTACTGGGGTATCCGGTTCAGGAAAATCATCCCTCGCCTTTGACACCATATTTGCCGAAGGACAACGCCGCTACGTTGAGTCTCTCAGCGCCTATGCAAGACAATTTTTAGGACAATTAGACAAACCCGATGTAGACGCAATTGAAGGACTCAGTCCGGCCATTTCCATCGATCAAAAGTCCACCTCCCATAACCCACGTTCCACAGTAGGCACCGTTACCGAAATATACGACTATCTCAGACTCCTTTTCGGACGCGCAGGAGAACCCCATTGTCCCCACTGTGATCGCAATATTGCCCCCCAAACCATCGATCAAATGTGTGATCGGGTGATGGAACTCCCAGAACGCACCCGCTTTCAAATACTCTCTCCTGTGGTTCGAGGAAAAAAAGGCACTCACAAGCAACTCTTATCTAGTCTCGTCTCTCAAGGGTTCGTCCGCATTAGAATTGATGGGGAAGTGCGGGAATTAACCGATGATATTGAATTAGATAAAAATTACAAACACGATATCGAGATTGTTGTTGATCGCTTAATCAAAAAGCCAGGGGTAGAGGAACGCTTAGTAGATTCTTTAACCACCTGTTTGCGGCACTCTACAGGAATTGCTGTTATTGAAATCTTAGAGGAACCCTCGCAAGACGCGCACTTTTCCCATTATGAAGAAAATCATACCACAAACGGAAAAAATCCGCAAGCCGCTACAACCAAAAAACCCCAAGAAATTATCTTTTCAGAAAACTTCGCTTGTCCGGAACATGGCGCAGTCATGGAGGAATTATCACCGAGATTATTCTCCTTTAATTCCCCTTATGGAGCTTGTCCTCATTGTCATGGTTTAGGCTGTCTAAAAACCTTTTCTCCCGAGCTAATTATTCCTGACCCCAAGCAACCCGTATATAGTGCCATTGCCCCTTGGTCAGATAAAGACAATTCTTATTATCTTTCCCTGTTGTATAGTGTGGGGAAAAGTTGCGGCTTTGAGATCAAAACCCCTTGGAATAAATTAACCGAAGAACAACAAACTATTTTATTGTATGGAAGAGATGAGCCGATCTGGTTTGAGGGAGAGTCTCGCCATAAAAGTAAAGGTCATTTCCTGAATTTTTCGGGAATCATCAACATTTTAGATCGTTCTTATCAAGATACTGGTTCAGATTTAATTAAACAAAAACTGGAAAAATATATCGTTAATCAACCCTGTGAAGTGTGTCAAGGAAAACGACTCAAACCTGAAGCCTTGGCCGTCAGATTAGGACAATATCGGATTATTGATTTAACTGATGTTTCGATTCGAGACTGTTTAGAAAGAATCAACGATTTAAAACTCAGCCCCAGGCAGGCCGTTATCGGACAACTCGCCCTCAAAGAAATCATTGCACGCCTACAATTTCTCATGGATGTCGGCTTAGATTATTTAACCCTAAATCGAGCGGCTATGACTTTATCTGGCGGCGAAGCGCAACGCATCAGATTAGCGACTCAAATCGGTTCAGGATTAACCGGAGTATTATATGTCTTAGATGAACCCAGTATCGGACTCCATCAACGGGACAATGGACGGTTATTAAATACGCTGAAAAAACTGCGAAACTTAGGCAATACTTTAATCGTTGTGGAACATGATGAAGACACCATCCGCACTGCTGATTATTTGGTGGATATTGGCCCAAAAGCGGGAAGACATGGCGGCGAAATTGTCTGTCAAGGCAATCTAGAAACTTTACTCAATACAGAAACCTCTTTAACCGGGGCTTATTTATCGGGGCGTAGGGTAATAGAAACTCCCCCGACTAGAAGACAAGGAAATGGCTCATTTCTGCTGTTAAAAGACTGTTATCAGAATAACCTTAAACACATTGATGTAGAAATTCCTCTCGGGAAATTGGTCTGTATTACGGGGGTATCGGGTTCGGGAAAATCTACCCTAATTAATGAATTATTATATCCCGCGTTACAGCATTATTTATCTCGCACAGTTCCCTTACCGAAACAGTTAGGAGTCATAAAAGGATTAGAAGAAGTTGATAAAGTCATTGTGATTGATCAATCTCCCATTGGTAGAACTCCCCGTTCTAATCCTGCCACTTATACAGGCGTATTTGATAGCATTCGAGAAATATTTGCCCTAACAGTAGAAGCCAAATCTAGAGGTTATAAACCCGGACAATTTTCTTTTAATGTCAAAGGAGGAAGATGTGAAGCTTGCGCCGGACAAGGGGTAAATGTGATTGAAATGAACTTTTTACCGGATGTCTATGTGCAATGTGAAGTGTGTAAAGGTGCGCGTTATAGTCGGGAAACTTTACAGGTGAAATATAAGGGCTATTCTATCGCGGATGTGTTAGATATGACGGTAGACGAAGCGTTAGAAGTCTTTCAAAATATTCCCAGGGCAGTCAACCGTTTACAGACTTTAGTAGATGTAGGATTAGGTTATGTTAAATTAGGACAAAGTGCCCCGACTTTATCGGGAGGAGAAGCGCAACGAGTCAAGTTAGCCTCAGAATTATCGCGCCGCGCCACAGGAAAAACATTATATTTAATTGATGAACCCACCACAGGATTATCATTTTATGATGTGCATCATTTGTTAAATGTATTACAGAGATTAGTAGACAAAGGCAATTCGATTATTGTGATCGAACATAATTTAGATGTGATTCGTTGTGCAGATTGGATTATCGATTTAGGTCCAGAAGGAGGAGATAGGGGAGGAGAAATTATTGCCGAAGGAACCCCCGAAGAAGTGGCACTGAATGATAGCTCTTATACTGGGCAATTTTTGCATACTGTTTTAAAACAACACCCGCCAAAAATGATTGAAACTTAA
- a CDS encoding PEP-CTERM sorting domain-containing protein, producing MSEVSPEPLTLLGAATALGIGTVFKRQKSPKNNHKL from the coding sequence ATGTCCGAAGTTAGTCCTGAACCTTTGACACTTTTAGGCGCGGCAACAGCACTGGGAATAGGAACCGTTTTTAAGCGTCAAAAATCCCCTAAAAATAACCATAAACTTTAG